One Glycine max cultivar Williams 82 chromosome 3, Glycine_max_v4.0, whole genome shotgun sequence DNA window includes the following coding sequences:
- the LOC100782930 gene encoding uncharacterized protein produces MFGILSWMGRFFIKLQGKEWRKRQIRKITDRVFDRVKNPAQNNLRFGDLYIAILLVYNDINKYIPGPHFDPPSKDRIKQVITFCDDNEDGQINRDEFFGFFEQMAPETFNVVRRKLVATLVATPTVAAVTKKATERVPVVGKLVQWLPKAVYAFLMTIAAVLYQEDSAH; encoded by the exons ATGTTTGGTATCCTATCATGGATGGGACGATTCTTCATCAAGTTACAag GTAAGGAGTGGAGGAAAAGGCAAATAAGAAAGATAACAGATCGAGTTTTTGACCGAGTAAAGAATCCAGCACAAAATAATTTGAGATTTGGAGATCTGTATATTGCTATTTTACTTGTGTACAA TGATATCAACAAGTATATTCCCGGCCCCCATTTTGATCCTCCGTCAAAAGACAGAATAAAACAAGTCATCACG TTCTGTGATGACAATGAGGATGGCCAAATTAACCGTGACGAATTTTTTGGTTTCTTCGAGCAAATGGCACCCGAAACATTCAATGTTGTTCGTAGAAAACTTGTTGCCACTTTGGTTGCAACACCAACAGTTGCTGCAGTAACAAAGAAAGCTACTGAACGAGTCCCAGTTGTTGGGAAACTGGTGCAATGGTTACCCAAAGCAGTTTATGCTTTCCTTATGACAATTGCAGCTGTGTTGTACCAAGAGGATTCTGCACACTAG